From the Musa acuminata AAA Group cultivar baxijiao chromosome BXJ3-7, Cavendish_Baxijiao_AAA, whole genome shotgun sequence genome, one window contains:
- the LOC135643809 gene encoding cucumber peeling cupredoxin-like gives MAGAQAVSAVGLVLMATGLLQCLAVAAATSHTVGGSSGWTIPSSATFYPDWAASQTFAVGDSLVFDFTTGTHDVLEVAKSDYESCSTTNPIGSTIKTGPATVTITSAGEHYYICGFSGHCGAGQKLSITVSSSPSTTSPPPTSAGSNGPTASVTPGSDSAASLLPSGVKATVALLLLISLALLR, from the exons ATGGCTGGGGCACAAGCAGTTTCTGCGGTTGGGCTTGTTCTGATGGCAACTGGCCTTCTCCAATGCTTGGCGGTGGCTGCTGCCACCAGCCATACCGTTGGGGGCAGTTCTGGATGGACGATACCTTCCAGCGCCACCTTTTACCCCGACTGGGCCGCCTCGCAGACGTTTGCCGTCGGCGACAGTTTAG TGTTCGACTTCACGACCGGCACCCACGACGTACTGGAAGTGGCGAAATCAGATTACGAATCCTGCTCCACAACCAATCCCATCGGATCCACCATAAAAACCGGCCCCGCCACTGTTACCATCACCAGTGCAGGGGAGCATTACTATATCTGTGGCTTCTCGGGACACTGTGGTGCGGGCCAGAAGTTATCCATCACCGTCTCTTCATCGCCTTCCACCACCAGCCCTCCTCCCACTTCGGCCGGTAGCAATGGTCCCACGGCATCGGTGACACCCGGTTCTGATTCAGCAGCATCTTTGCTTCCGTCCGGTGTCAAGGCTACGGTGGCCTTGTTGCTTCTCATCTCCCTCGCCTTATTGCGTTAA